TTGTTGATGGCCTGCTCAGCTTGGTCCCAATATATAGGCAATAATTTATAGTTCAATTAGACCCATCGACAAATGTATTATTTTGTTCTCTTGCTCTTTACAATCAGATAGCCATATTTATCTTTAGAATCATACTGAGAAATAGCATGCTGCCTTTTTGCAAGCTTATTCGACCATTTTTATATAGCATCCTAAAACCAAAAAAAGGGAGCACATTCGATTATTTTTATACTGTAGCACGCTAAAAGTTCTCATGTCTTCCACATTATCTTCTGTTCAATCATCATATAGCTCTTAGTCTACATCCTCCCAACCTAATGCAGAATGAAGAAAATCAGATATCTATACATCTGTACACAGCTTAGCATATACTAGTAGACAGAGTACCGTTTCAAATATGGTCTCTAAGAGAAAGGTTAATGTTCCCAACCAGAATTGTGAGCATCTTCCAGCAACATACAAGCGATGGGAGTGTAATTGGATATCGCAAGTGTCAAATCTAGAGCTGAGCATAGCATCTCTAGATGGACTAATAAAACCAAAATAAATTTCAACATACCGCTGGTCCTACTATAGTGGCTGATAGTGAATTTGGTAGACACCCGTAAATGACAGTTTAGCAGTGTCTCCGACTCTATACATTTTGAGTCCCATGTTTTCAGCATTAGATATCTCCTTTTTTGCGAGAAGATATCTCCTTGGATACAATGAAATTTATGCTTGACAGGAGGATATGCACAAAACAAATGAAGAACACTTAAGTTTCTTATCCTTGTAAGAAGAGGTAATTCTAATGAGAATTTGCTAAGGGCATTCAATCAATTCAGTTCATGAAAACTTGTGTccatcagagcttattatgctaACTGAACCATGTTGACCTTCCCCAATCAGCATATGCGTTCGCATTCTCTACTCATGTAACAGAGATATGTCTAATTCTCCCGCTTGTTGTAATTCTTTATCCCCGTTAGAAATTGATCGCCAGGGATCAAATGAGAAACGGATAGAACCTTGAAAAACAAATCAAATATAACTTCCTCACTCTCAGATAATTAAAACCAAGGGAGAAAAGGAGACACGGAGGGTTCATGTAGGATAATTATATTCATCTGCCAGGCTCTGCATCCAGCACAGCCCCAAAATTGATCGACATAACCAGCCAGAAAACGCACCTGCCCTGCTGCCCAGAAAGGAGGAACATGAGAGAGCAGAATGTAGATTATAACTCCAGCACTCCATATGCATCATCGGCTCCATATCTCTCCTTCGGCACCTCCGAAGCCACATAATATGCACTTTAAAGAATATCCCTGAACTTTTCACCTGCATTTCCATTATTATCGCATTTATTCTTAAGCACAACATGAGCTTAGTTGCCAGAATTTAATTAAGGTAGCACTACATATACAATAGTAAATTGTAGAGATAACATGAACTAAGGGGAATAGTTGAGGTTTCTTCCCTTATCCCTTCTCAGATAGTATGTTCAGTCAACCAATTAATTACTCACCAGGCTTGAAGAAAACAAAGAGGCTGAAATCAGTGGGCTTGAGAAAACACATACGTGTACAGTTATCCAACAAATTGACCGAAACATGAAACACAACACATTGTCAATGGTTTTCTCCTTGCTTCATCTTAAGGAAAGGCGTGGTAGCACCCGGGGTCCCGACCCCCGGTTATCTGTCCCTTGAGCGTTGATGAGATTTGCGCCAGGTCTATCGTATCGCAGGCAATTTGCAGCGGCAGTATGGTTATCCAGCAGTACTAGGCATGCATTAGGTACAGGACTGTGAACCTATCCCGACATGAGTGACAGGCTGACACACAGGTAACTGTACTGGTCACATGTGAAGGTAGAGAGAGAAAGGGGAGAAGAGAGAGGGAACGAATCTGAGTGAGAGAGGAACAAGGATAGAGCGTagtgagtagagagagagagagcagtaTTAAGAGAGAGAAAGTGGAGAGAGACAAGTACTTTTCTGTCACTGTTCTTTCACGTTTAGGTTTTTCTATTCGAGTTTGACTGCGTAGTCTGTGTTCCTTTCAGAAAAAAAGACTATGGTAAAGCTTTATTCTCATCACTGCGCCCACGTGATGATGGTTAGCTTTCCTGTCTATTCACTGGCGTCACGGGTGCAGATGGCTAGAAGCCCTAGAACGCGGCCAGTGTCAGAGGAATCTCAAGCGAACAGTGCTCTATGCGGTCGCTCGATTACTGTTCATGTTTGCTAGTTAGTACAAATCACATACTCCTATGTGGCAGTCAGTTGTTCAGATCTCGAGAGAAGTGAGCTGACACGAATGGTGTGGGAGTCAAAAAACCAGCCTCTTCATCTTAACCAACACGCAGCGCAATACATCGTCAATGGTATGAGATTTCACAAAGGAAGAACGCTACTTACTAAGTTTAAGGTGTTTGGGCCCAGCATTGACTGAAACTGTTTCCGAGAAATTGGACCTACACCGAGATTGAACAATATACAGAGTATTCCCCGGAGTAAACGCTGGCTCTAAAAAAACTCCATACATTAACAACTGTATGATCTAACTGGGTGCGCAAATAGGTTTTAAAGAAATTCACGGGAACAATCTTGAAGAGTGTAAGTAGATATTCAGTCAAATTAAAAGGCGAAGTTAAAGCAGGGAATAGTTGATCTCAAAGACCTGCCGTTCCAACACACCGTCGCCCTTTGGCAGCATCGGGTGGGTGTCGAGTCTGGACACTCCTCCTGCTCCTTCCACAGACTTAGGATGATGGTCGAGCGTGACGTGGGTGACTCCTCGTGCAACAACAAAGGGAAAGGGCCGAGCACGTAGACTTTGGGCATGCACCACTGTTGTTCTCCATCACAGCTACTCTGGTGCCCTTGAAGAAGCGCTGCCACCCACCAGGCCCCATGAGGCTTTCCCAGAGGATGTTTTCTATTTACATTCTCGTCTCTTAGAAAAAGCCGCTAAAACTATTGTTACATCACCGGATGGATTTCCTGCAGCGTCACCGGTCGCCATTGTGGCGCCACCCACTCACAACACTGCGCCATGTCAGAAAGTAATAGCCGCCAACCTTTTGGAGGAGCTAGATTGACGAGTGTGGAAGCATTTCTCTCTTCGCGCGCAAGCGAGATGGATAAATCGAGATTATGGGTTTGCTCCCGGGATGAAATGTGAGGACGAGTGTTTCCTTGCTGGAGATAATATTGGGAATGCCAGATGGTGTGCGGGCACCACAGGGCACCTAGTCATACCGCAACAAGCACCATCTTGGGCTTCATGTGTTTGCTACATGTCCCATGCTGCAATGCACACTCTACAATTAAATCCGGATTGGATGGCCGCAAAAACGGCCGACGCGCATGAGTAATCAGTCGGTTGAGTACGAGCGTTCCATGTTGTAAATGAGATTTTAGAAGGTACTGTCTCCATTCCAAAGAAATTAAAGCCCGGTTCTTTTGCCAGAATCTGAGGATTCTCCCAGAATCCGACCCCTACCCAGCTTCTCCCAGAATCTTTGAGTCCTATTTGTTTTACAATCCTATCTAGTTAGGGTCTAATTAGATAGGATTGTAAAACAAATGGGGCTCAAAGATTCTGGGAGAAATTGGGTAGGTGTCGGATTCTGGCAAAAAAAACTGGGCCTTAGGCGCACTTCACAGAAAGCCAAAACTTTTTAAAATACAAGCAAGTCTATAGAAAATAACATCTAAGATACCAAAATCATCTTGTGTGATACTCCCTCCTCCgccccaaaataagtgactcaactttatactaacttgtACTAAAGCGAAAATACAAAGATGAACATGGGTGCGCGCGCACCCATGTGAATAGTAAATTCATAAAAAAATActagaaaaaatataaaaaaatctgaaatttcgCGGTATGAATCTTAGTCGATCATTCTACTCACGTGTGAAGTTTCATGATGTATTAACACCCATGGTATTCTTAGTGAAGAAAATACAAATGCGGTTATACTATTCATTAAACAGTGTTTTTTTAATATAGCTTCGATTAGCTTCAATTTTGTCATTTTTGCTCAGATTACCACAGATGTGATTTCTTCGTGAAACTTCATATGCGAGTATACCGGTTGACTATTTATATTTAAAAAAtaaattcagatttttttgatttttctagcatttttttgaatttactattcGTAAAGGGTGCGCGCGCACCATGTTCACCAAATCCGCGTCCGTACTAaagctagtacaaagttgagtcacttattttgggacagagggagtattttataaaatatatTTTTGTACTGTATGTATTTGGTGTTATATAAATCGTAGCACATTTTTCATATACTTGGTCAAACTTAAACATAATTGACTTATGACGAACATATAACTCTAATTAATTTGAAACGAAGGAGTAGAAGAGGGGGAGGTTCAAACTGCAAATAACTCACTCGACGTCTTGTGCTGTAGTAATCACTGGAGTGACACTCCTACTTTTTTTGTGCTATTTTTTAGGAGCACATTGGCTCGATGAATTCGAGAAAGCATTGGAATGGCATATCCACTTAAATTCTATAGGATTATCAAGGAGTGTTTGATGCCACATGAAAAACAAAGGAATGGTGAAAGGAGGCTGGAGTGGATGTTAGATTTCCTACAAATTGCAGCACAAAAGATCCCATAGGAAAAATCCCTATGGAATATAATCATATGAATCAAGGACCAACGTAGGCAAAATTCCTAAAGATTTCAATCGTCCAAAAATCCTGCACAATTTGCTTGAATCAAAGGAGCCCTAGTTAACATGTCACCacataaaaaaaattaaaataaaaagtTGCGCCATTCTTGCTTCCGAGTCCCTGTGCCACAAAGAAGTTCTCAATCAAGTACAAAAAGGTCCACAGTGGTATTTTGCGAAAAGGGATGGGGCTTTTGATGATATTCTCCCTTGGACATCACAGCTCcgtctcctcctcccccttcGCCGCGCCAGCCAGACCACCCGAGCCTCCCCatcccaaaccctagccgccgccgccgccgatggcGAAGCGCCCGCGCAACTTCCGGGCGGTGCGGTCCAACTCCTTCGAGTCCTACCTCCGGCGGGTCATATCCGAGGCCGGGCTCGCCGTGCCGGGCTGCTGCGCCGACGACGTCGCCGCCGCGCTCCGCTCCCGCCACCCGGACCTGCGCCGCAAGCAGCACGCGCCCCTCGTGGCCGCCGTCCGCCGCGCCCTCCTCACCGTCCCCCTCGCCCCCGCCCCCGGCGCCGACGGTGACGAATCCGGCTCCGAGATGGACTCCCGCGCGTCCTccccctcctcccgccgccggcgCCACGACGCCcacgccaccgcctcctcctccacctcctacTCCGAGCACGACGACGACGCCCGCGCCCCCTCGCCTCCCCCCGCCTTCGACGTCACCAAGGCCATGCTCCGCACGCGCTACGCCTCCCTCACGCCCAGGAAGGAGCCCGCCGCGgtcgccgccgcggccgccaGCCAGCAGCTCGAGATCGAGCTCAACTCGGAGAAGCCCCGCCGGCGCGTCACGACCGATGGTGGCGGCGCTGGCGACCCCAAGCAGGAGGCAGGGGCCAgcgaaggaggcggcggcggaggggccAAGGGGCCCAGGTTTTCTGACCTCGGGGGGATGGAGTCCGTGATTGACGAgctgatgatggaggttgtggtTCCCCTGTGCCACCCGGAGCTGCCGCTGCGGCTCGGGGTTCGGCCTGTGGCAGGGATTCTGCTGCACGGGCCGCCGGGCTGCGGGAAGACCACGCTCGCCCACGCAATTGCCAACGAGACTGGCGTGCCATTCTACAAGATATCGGCGCCGGAAGTCGTATCTGGTGTCTCTGGTATGCTATCTGATTTGATTCCTTGCACTATAATTTGCAGAAGTTCTGAACCTTTGTGTAtgcatatgaaaattaatttgataTTTACCCATCATGTATCATGCTTGAAACAAGTGAAATGCAACAGTATTTTTAAGGAGTGATGATTTTGGAAATGTTTCTCATGGGGTTCAACTTGCAGAATACCACCAAAGCCCCATCCTTGGGCAATGTGCGTGCGAACTGATGAACTCTATAGATGTCAGTATTGTGTAATGCAAGCTCCTCAGTGTATTCCACCTAGAAATTGAAACTGCTGACTCATGAATAGCTAGCGACCGAGTTAGTATTGTGTGCGATTGATCCTTAATTCAGTTAGATATCTTTTGTTCTATTGTGAAATTGGTTTTTGCTGCTTTGAATGATTGAACTTAGTTGTGGTAGTGAAGCTCCCTCAGAAGGAAAAAAGTTGTGGAGGTGAAGCACCTGACCAAGCTTTGCTTTATGCATTGCCATTTGCCAATAGTTGGACAGATATTTCTCAAGAAATATATAGTGTTCATCAAAGCATTGTACTTAAAGAGGTAGTGCAAGACTGCAAGGTTTAGATACATGGTGATGATCCATCTTCCCACCCGTCAGGATTAAGTAAAGATAATTCTTCAGAGGTGCTTTGATGCTCTCCTGAGAAGTGAGGATTTTCTTGTGTGTGTGCATATCAATAGGGTATAATTTGCAACCATCCACTACCCAAGTACTAGTGAAGTAATAACAATACTGCTTCATGATCTGAGTGTGAAATTTACACTTAAGGAGTTCATACATCCACTGTTCTAAGTTGTTTCTCATTTGTCTTCAATAGTTATATATTCAGTTCTGCTACTAGATAGATTTTATCTGTCAGACCAATTTAGAAGTTCGCCTCATAGTCCTTGTACTTGTGCAGGAGCATCTGAGGAAAATATCAGAGTCTTGTTTAAGAAGGCGTACAGAACTGCTCCCTCAATTGTATTTATAGATGAGATAGACGCAATTGCATCCAAGAGGGAGAATTTGCAACGTGAAATGGAGCGACGGATAGTTACACAGTTAATGACATGCATGGATGAATTCCACCAGAATGTTGGATCGGATGGTGGTGAGTTGGACTCACAATCATCTGAAAAGAAGCCTGGCTATGTCATTGTCATTGGAGCTACCAATAGGCCTCATGCTGTTGACCAAGCGCTTCGGAGACCAGGGAGGTTTGATCGAGAAATATCTCTTGGTGTTCCAGATGAGATTGGACGGAAACAGATTTTGAAGATGCTTACTCAGAACCTAACACTGGAGAAAGACCAATTTGACCTGTTCAAGATAGCAAGGGCTACCCCAGGATTTGTTGGCGCAGACTTGAAGGCGTTGGTGGATAAAGCAGGGAATCTGGCAATGAAGAGAATAATTGTTGAAAGAAAAAAACAGAGTGGTGGGGGTGATGTAAACAACAAGCAGGACTGGTGGCGACATCCCTGGAGTGAAGGTGAGATGGACAGCCTATGTATCACTATGGATGACTTTGAGGTAAGCCCTATGGGGTCATTTTATCTTTCTTCTATTAACCACCTGCTGTCTGATCATACACTATATCGTTTTCATTGTCTGTTGTCTGCCATGTTCCTGTCCTTTTGTCCTCCTCTGCTATTAGCTTTTAGTAGTGTGTTCCATCTTTGACACTTTCTCACTTCAATCCCTGAAGGAAGCGGCCACAATGGTTCAACCATCATTGAGAAGGGAAGGATTTTCTTCTGTGCCTGACGTCACATGGGAGGATGTTGGAGGTCTTGATTCGTTAAAGAAAGAATTTGACCGGTGCATTGTTCGTTGTATCAAGCACCCTGAAGTTTATAAGGTAATCACATGGGCTGCGTTCTACACTACTTTCTTCTGTCTGTTACGTGTTTTCTGGTCAATTGGTTATCATAGTAATTGGCAGAAAGTTTAAGGCACTTCAGAATTCGTACTGAAGGTAGTTCATAGACATCTGTGGTTCTTATTTGGATTTTATAAGTTGTAGCACTTCATGAGTGCTTTAAATGCTTAATTTTTGTTTCCTAGAAATACTTAATTTGGTCTTCATGTTCTCCTGTTGTCTGCCTTTCAAGGATTTCGGAGTGAACATGCAAGCTGGGTTTTTGCTGTTTGGACCTCCAGGCTGTGGGAAAACACTAATAGCAAAAGCAGTTGCACATGATGCAGGGGCAAATTTTATTCACATTAAGGTAATTGATTACATTTCCGTATTTCTACTTCACTAATTTCTATTGTGTATAGACTGCTAAGATGTTCCCTTTTTCTGGAACTTTAGGGGCCTGAGCTACTGAACAAGTATGTTGGGGAGAGTGAATCAGAAGTAAGGAAGATATTCACCCGTGCAAGGATTAACTCCCCATGCATCCTATTTTTTGACGAGGTATTTTTTTTGTTTAGCTGTTTGCCTATTGTGTATTTATTCTTTTGAGGAATACTGGGTAGTTGCTTAGAACAATTATGAATACTTGGTAGCAACTTGCAGCAAGTAGTCAAGCAACTTGCAGCAAGTAGTCAAGCAACTTGTACCTGTTGGGTGTAAAATGCTTTTCCAATTATACCGTGCTCAAGTGAAGTGTTTGTTCCATTTGATTTGGCAGATAGATGCTCTGACAACAAAAAGAGGGAAAGAGGGAGGATGGGTTGTTGAACGTCTCCTAAACCAGGTTTGAACACTGTCTTGGTCAGCTGTGTTTGCAATACAGATATTCTCTAACACTTACTTTCCTTTTATTTTTGTTCTGCGTTAATCAAAAACTAAAATGCTCTGCTTGCAGTTACTTGTTGAACTCGATGGTGCTGATCAGCGTCATGGTGTTTATGTCATTGGAGCTACGAACAGGTACTGTCAGCTACTGATTGCTTCTTTCTACATGCTTATACCTGAGTGGGAGGTTGATACCACTGCTTTATTTCTGGTGCAGAATTGATGTTATAGATGAGGCTGTCCTACGGCCTGGCAGATTTGGGAAGAAACACTTTGTACCTTTACCTGGTGCTGATGAGCGGGTTGCGATATTGAAAGCACATACTGAAAAGAAAACTCTTTCGGTAGATGT
This sequence is a window from Aegilops tauschii subsp. strangulata cultivar AL8/78 chromosome 7, Aet v6.0, whole genome shotgun sequence. Protein-coding genes within it:
- the LOC109785473 gene encoding cell division control protein 48 homolog C: MAKRPRNFRAVRSNSFESYLRRVISEAGLAVPGCCADDVAAALRSRHPDLRRKQHAPLVAAVRRALLTVPLAPAPGADGDESGSEMDSRASSPSSRRRRHDAHATASSSTSYSEHDDDARAPSPPPAFDVTKAMLRTRYASLTPRKEPAAVAAAAASQQLEIELNSEKPRRRVTTDGGGAGDPKQEAGASEGGGGGGAKGPRFSDLGGMESVIDELMMEVVVPLCHPELPLRLGVRPVAGILLHGPPGCGKTTLAHAIANETGVPFYKISAPEVVSGVSGASEENIRVLFKKAYRTAPSIVFIDEIDAIASKRENLQREMERRIVTQLMTCMDEFHQNVGSDGGELDSQSSEKKPGYVIVIGATNRPHAVDQALRRPGRFDREISLGVPDEIGRKQILKMLTQNLTLEKDQFDLFKIARATPGFVGADLKALVDKAGNLAMKRIIVERKKQSGGGDVNNKQDWWRHPWSEGEMDSLCITMDDFEEAATMVQPSLRREGFSSVPDVTWEDVGGLDSLKKEFDRCIVRCIKHPEVYKDFGVNMQAGFLLFGPPGCGKTLIAKAVAHDAGANFIHIKGPELLNKYVGESESEVRKIFTRARINSPCILFFDEIDALTTKRGKEGGWVVERLLNQLLVELDGADQRHGVYVIGATNRIDVIDEAVLRPGRFGKKHFVPLPGADERVAILKAHTEKKTLSVDVDLNAIARREECNNLTGADLASLVNEAAMAALEERCEFLAKGDSSMSTDLTNKIKLRHFEHALSKVKPSVSEQQRKHFDALSKKYSAN